The Anopheles maculipalpis chromosome 3RL, idAnoMacuDA_375_x, whole genome shotgun sequence genomic sequence AAGTATCACCTTATTCTGGCTCATTGCGCAAGCTTGTTTCCTttctattgttgatttttttagcAATCCGGTCAGACCGTCCATTAatgagaaaatgttaaatttactTGGAAACGGTGAGAACTATTTACCTTTTCTACTGTTCGAGGCTAAGGATAAGGATTCAAAGTTATCAAACATTCGGGTGTTATGGTCCAAGTTGCATATCAAAGTCTATTTCATGGAAGGACCTCACAGGAATGCGTTATGTTGACTTGTGAATATCGAAAGTCAGTGAAACATAATCGACGattcaagatttatgaattgCCAACGAAACAATACAAAAGTTGAATAAGCAAATAAGCAAACATTAAATGATGCATTTAGTGATTCTTTCACCAACGAAGATttatagaaaattaaataactacAGGACTATTGGTCCTGTTCGATCCCTATGGGTCCTTAAGGGAATGCTATTAACTTTAAAGGAAATATAGACACTCGACATGGTTATTCTTTGCtgatttatatatttaaaataaaacatggtTCATGGCCTACAATGAGCTTCATTGCTTATGGGAGAGATCGCGAGATAGGTTAGTTCTTAAAGAACATATTTGGCAACTGGAGCGGCCGACAGGTACTTGTTGTATCCCAGCCCGTAACTGCCATAGTTCCACAGACCATTATCAACGACTTTGGTGGTGACGACTGGGGCGATCAGCTTGTTGTATCCGAGACCGTATCCGCTGGAAAGTACCGGAGACACCAGCTTGTTGTATCCGAGACCGTATCCGCTGGAAAGCACCGGAGACACCAGCTTGTTGTATCCCAGTTCGTAGCTGTTATCAACAACCTTGGTGTATCCCAGTCCGTAGCTGTTATCAACGACCTTGGTGGCGAGCACCGGAGCTACCGACGGATATTCGACCACATTCTGCACGGCCGGATAGGAACTGTAATACGATGGGTAGGAGTACTTTTCCACAGCTGCTGGCAGACCGTA encodes the following:
- the LOC126565902 gene encoding uncharacterized protein LOC126565902, whose translation is MEFSFRFTLPVGGVIKDATIDVSGISIRTTLLRTHSKTTSINMKFFIAIMAVAFVAASEASYQPYGDDLSYQGYGYGHPLSKVVVGSSYGYGLPAAVEKYSYPSYYSSYPAVQNVVEYPSVAPVLATKVVDNSYGLGYTKVVDNSYELGYNKLVSPVLSSGYGLGYNKLVSPVLSSGYGLGYNKLIAPVVTTKVVDNGLWNYGSYGLGYNKYLSAAPVAKYVL